One Pseudorasbora parva isolate DD20220531a chromosome 4, ASM2467924v1, whole genome shotgun sequence genomic region harbors:
- the zmp:0000001069 gene encoding neuropeptide FF receptor 1 yields the protein MNLTPDQPPIQFYDLPRALDLRREPQNKSRSTPASFFNGSFFFQDNAALEWQLFLTIREPATIILTVLYSISFLVGFFGNVMSIKVLLGQHGSVRLSGASATRCLLINLAVCDLAVVCVCMPVTLGHRIYTPWVYGDFLCRAVPFTQAVSVSASVLSITVISISRYYAVHSPLQSRAYFTRRRILASVTIVWLISSVICMPVAIVTRRDEVALIEGLAIVLPVCGEVWPQPLLRQAYNVLLFSALYCLPVAFNLTLAFLTCRRLRSTGTEGRFTELDPRSQALHETRLQGRRQIARMVAALVLLFALSWLPMYVTDIWLDRELRHPPDWLLHTRPFAQWLGLTNSSLNPFCYCFIGDLHRSAKALRLRLCGPSPASALALASLPKIFSLQNQDKSPGGATDNTTNSCGEDAGNLNLSMWWTQSHTCESMNLPYHLGMTEAIALDT from the coding sequence ATGAATCTGACCCCAGATCAGCCACCAATCCAGTTCTACGACCTTCCCAGGGCATTGGACCTTCGACGTGAACCTCAAAACAAGAGCAGGTCGACTCCAGCCAGCTTCTTCAACGGCTCCTTCTTCTTCCAGGATAATGCTGCTTTAGAATGGCAGCTGTTCCTCACCATCCGAGAGCCTGCCACCATTATATTAACTGTCCTTTACTCTATTTCCTTCCTTGTGGGTTTCTTTGGGAATGTCATGTCCATCAAAGTCCTACTTGGCCAGCATGGGAGTGTGCGTCTGTCTGGGGCGAGCGCCACCCGCTGCCTGCTGATAAACTTAGCGGTGTGCGACCTTGCGGTGGTTTGCGTGTGTATGCCCGTCACCTTGGGCCACCGCATCTACACGCCTTGGGTCTATGGTGACTTCCTGTGTCGCGCGGTGCCGTTCACACAAGCGGTGTCCGTTTCCGCCAGCGTCCTGAGCATCACGGTCATCAGTATCAGCCGGTACTATGCGGTTCACTCACCGCTACAGTCTCGAGCCTACTTCACTCGCCGACGCATTCTCGCCTCTGTCACAATCGTGTGGCTTATCTCCTCAGTGATCTGCATGCCAGTTGCAATAGTTACCAGGCGTGATGAAGTAGCTTTGATTGAAGGGCTGGCCATCGTGCTGCCTGTCTGCGGAGAGGTGTGGCCTCAGCCACTCTTGCGACAGGCCTACAACGTCCTGCTGTTCAGCGCACTCTACTGCCTACCTGTTGCGTTTAATCTCACCCTAGCCTTCCTCACATGTCGCCGGCTGCGCAGCACTGGCACCGAGGGTCGGTTCACAGAGCTGGACCCCCGTTCACAGGCCCTTCATGAAACGAGGTTACAGGGCCGCAGGCAGATCGCACGTATGGTCGCAGCTTTGGTGCTGCTGTTTGCTCTGTCATGGTTGCCTATGTATGTGACTGATATTTGGCTGGACCGCGAGCTGCGCCATCCACCGGACTGGCTCCTACACACAAGGCCCTTTGCACAATGGTTAGGCCTCACCAACTCTTCACTCAACCCCTTTTGCTACTGCTTTATTGGTGACCTCCACCGCTCAGCCAAGGCGTTGCGTTTGCGCCTCTGTGGCCCGTCTCCAGCCTCAGCTCTGGCTCTGGCCTCCCTCCCGAAAATATTCAGCCTGCAGAATCAAGACAAATCTCCAGGAGGAGCTACTGACAACACAACCAACTCCTGCGGGGAGGATGCTGGGAATCTGAATCTGTCGATGTGGTGGACTCAATCTCACACGTGTGAGTCAATGAACTTACCTTACCACTTAGGAATGACTGAGGCGATTGCACTGGATACATAG